A genomic region of [Eubacterium] eligens ATCC 27750 contains the following coding sequences:
- the trpS gene encoding tryptophan--tRNA ligase: MSKIILTGDRPTGRLHLGHYVGSLKRRVELQNSGEYEKIFIMIADAQALTDNADNPEKVRQNIIEVALDYLSVGIDPAKSNIFIQSQISQLTELTFYYMNLVTVSRLQRNPTVKSEIQMRNFEASIPVGFFCYPISQAADITAFKATTVPVGEDQEPMIEQCREIVRKFNSVYGEALVEPEILLPDNKACLRLPGTDGKAKMSKSLGNCIYLSDTPEEVKKKVMSMYTDPNHIQVSDPGQVEGNTVFTYLDAFSSDEDFAEFLPDYKNLDELKDHYRRGGLGDVKVKKFLLNVINKELEPIRARRHEYEKDIPEVYNILKRGTEAAYAVAQDTLDDVKAAMKIDYFNDAELIKVQSEKYSRTE, encoded by the coding sequence ATGTCTAAGATTATATTAACAGGTGACAGACCAACCGGAAGACTTCACTTAGGTCATTATGTTGGATCTTTAAAGCGAAGAGTTGAATTACAGAATTCAGGTGAATACGAGAAGATTTTTATTATGATTGCGGATGCACAGGCATTAACAGATAATGCTGATAATCCGGAGAAAGTAAGACAGAACATAATCGAGGTTGCACTCGATTATCTTTCAGTTGGTATTGATCCAGCTAAGTCTAATATATTTATCCAGTCACAGATTTCACAGCTTACAGAGCTTACATTTTATTATATGAACCTCGTTACAGTTTCAAGACTTCAGAGAAACCCTACAGTTAAATCTGAGATTCAGATGCGTAATTTTGAGGCTAGTATTCCGGTAGGATTTTTCTGTTATCCTATAAGCCAGGCTGCGGATATTACTGCATTTAAGGCTACTACAGTTCCTGTAGGAGAAGATCAGGAACCTATGATTGAGCAGTGCCGTGAGATTGTAAGAAAGTTTAACTCTGTATACGGAGAGGCTCTTGTTGAACCTGAGATTCTTCTTCCAGATAATAAGGCATGTTTAAGACTTCCTGGTACTGATGGTAAGGCTAAGATGAGCAAGTCATTAGGAAATTGTATTTACTTATCTGACACTCCAGAGGAAGTTAAGAAAAAGGTTATGAGTATGTACACAGACCCTAACCATATTCAGGTATCTGATCCTGGACAGGTTGAGGGTAACACAGTATTTACTTATCTTGATGCTTTCAGCAGTGATGAGGATTTTGCTGAATTCCTTCCTGATTATAAGAATCTTGATGAATTAAAGGATCATTACAGAAGAGGTGGTCTTGGAGACGTTAAGGTTAAGAAGTTCCTTCTTAATGTTATCAACAAGGAGCTTGAACCAATCAGAGCAAGAAGACATGAATATGAAAAGGATATTCCAGAAGTATATAATATCCTTAAGAGAGGTACAGAAGCGGCTTATGCTGTTGCACAGGACACTCTTGATGATGTCAAGGCTGCTATGAAGATTGATTATTTTAATGATGCAGAACTTATTAAGGTTCAGTCAGAAAAATACAGCAGAACAGAGTAA
- a CDS encoding MATE family efflux transporter, whose product MENANTMDNAKMTNGPITRILLSFAGPVLLGQLLQQLYNIADAAIVGQFLSSKALAAVGATSSLTYIVCYFCIGSCIGISVPVSQAFGAGKNDDLRKYFVNGVYFALAIAVIMTAVTASMSGLFLTWLKTPENIFKDAHVYLVIIFLGLPLTVLYNFCFGILMAFGDSKKSTMFMAVSTVINIFLDLFLVVVVKWGVAGAAVATIFSQGIAGVLSAVYIFKKYKLLFPVNADERKFHPYYMKNIIKMCMPMGLQYSITAIGAIILQFYVNALGEDAIAGFTSGYKIKNLILCPLNALGTALSSFIGQNFGAKRFDRISEGFKRTLEIGLIYSVITMVVCFFTGKYMALIFVDAADTVVVGYTVKFIKYISVFNAELALLFTARYSVQGMGYGKYSILSGLAEMAGRAAVAVLLIPHFGFDAVCWNEGLTFLAGIAVILPIYIKLFCHLRKSMI is encoded by the coding sequence ATGGAAAATGCCAACACTATGGATAATGCAAAAATGACTAATGGACCAATAACAAGGATTTTATTATCATTTGCAGGTCCGGTGCTTTTAGGTCAGTTACTGCAGCAGCTTTATAATATTGCTGATGCAGCTATTGTCGGACAGTTCTTAAGTTCTAAGGCACTTGCAGCGGTTGGTGCAACATCTTCTCTTACATATATAGTATGTTATTTCTGTATAGGTTCATGTATAGGAATAAGTGTTCCTGTGTCACAGGCATTTGGAGCAGGAAAGAATGATGATTTAAGAAAATATTTTGTTAATGGAGTCTACTTTGCGCTTGCAATCGCGGTTATTATGACAGCAGTTACAGCGTCTATGAGTGGACTCTTTTTAACGTGGTTAAAGACACCTGAAAATATATTTAAGGATGCACATGTGTATCTTGTTATTATATTCTTAGGACTTCCGTTGACGGTTCTGTATAACTTCTGTTTTGGGATTCTGATGGCATTTGGAGACAGCAAAAAGTCAACAATGTTTATGGCAGTATCAACTGTTATTAATATATTTCTTGATCTGTTTCTGGTTGTTGTTGTGAAATGGGGTGTTGCCGGAGCTGCAGTTGCTACTATATTTTCACAGGGAATTGCAGGCGTTCTTAGTGCTGTATACATCTTTAAGAAGTACAAACTGTTATTTCCAGTTAATGCAGATGAAAGAAAGTTCCATCCGTATTACATGAAGAACATTATTAAAATGTGCATGCCAATGGGACTGCAGTATTCTATTACTGCAATTGGCGCAATTATTCTGCAATTTTATGTAAATGCACTTGGAGAAGACGCCATTGCAGGATTTACATCCGGATATAAGATTAAGAATCTGATTCTGTGTCCGTTAAATGCGTTGGGAACAGCTCTTTCATCATTTATCGGACAGAATTTCGGAGCTAAGAGATTTGACCGTATCAGTGAAGGATTTAAGAGAACTTTGGAGATAGGTCTTATCTATTCTGTAATTACTATGGTTGTATGCTTTTTTACAGGTAAATATATGGCGCTTATATTCGTAGATGCAGCCGATACGGTTGTTGTCGGTTACACTGTGAAATTCATAAAATATATAAGTGTGTTTAATGCGGAGCTTGCACTTTTGTTTACTGCGAGATACTCTGTTCAGGGTATGGGATATGGCAAATATTCTATCCTCTCAGGACTTGCTGAGATGGCTGGTAGGGCGGCTGTTGCTGTGCTTCTGATACCGCATTTTGGCTTTGATGCAGTGTGCTGGAATGAGGGACTTACATTCCTTGCAGGAATTGCAGTTATTCTGCCAATTTATATTAAACTATTTTGCCATTTGCGTAAAAGTATGATATAA
- a CDS encoding VanZ family protein, with translation MKKVNSVRRIVFTILAVTWMVVIFSFSARPGDESEEQSIKAGMMVCHVFVPGFDDLSEQQQIHMAQAIDHPVRKTAHATEYAMLAGLVLGAVTVSIIRWKNVLVSVCIAVLYASTDELHQLFVPGRSGQVKDVLIDGCGAVIGALIIWGISYLIHKKKK, from the coding sequence ATGAAAAAGGTGAATAGTGTCCGCCGAATTGTTTTCACAATTCTTGCGGTTACATGGATGGTTGTTATATTTTCTTTCTCGGCAAGGCCGGGGGATGAATCGGAAGAACAGAGTATTAAAGCAGGAATGATGGTTTGTCATGTATTTGTTCCGGGGTTTGATGATTTAAGTGAGCAGCAGCAGATTCATATGGCTCAGGCTATTGATCATCCGGTAAGAAAGACTGCACATGCGACAGAGTATGCTATGCTTGCCGGACTGGTTCTGGGGGCTGTTACAGTCAGCATAATCAGATGGAAAAATGTATTGGTTTCAGTATGCATAGCCGTACTATATGCATCAACGGATGAGCTTCACCAGCTTTTTGTGCCGGGAAGAAGCGGACAGGTAAAGGATGTTTTAATTGATGGCTGTGGAGCAGTTATTGGAGCATTAATTATATGGGGAATATCATATCTGATTCATAAAAAGAAAAAATGA